A genomic region of Raphanus sativus cultivar WK10039 chromosome 6, ASM80110v3, whole genome shotgun sequence contains the following coding sequences:
- the LOC108830665 gene encoding helicase SEN1 isoform X2: protein MRNTLLGQCFHTKAEKIHKAIFDLFQPLLQSLEALRDGEHEKQRRHFLYFLLHQVPVSSNFSFLARRIGHKIALLIVLRGYKMNPPCPPFECAHMWGPSLVSSFIDSALHISLRQPAIDLVQTILVSDATALLASLLRNNTGNYMGNEVKYDDDDSNFPFPHAVEDVSDRPWSDFTQQSKVTLGECKEWMCIPMLWITTLTNTNLLNLPVSLSQAVFWSRSRFCLVESEKNDDMTVDMETWLSSSAVEIKGTLGWKVATGSDDGGPGKESKNSVAVSKMCPTLIRTLKRLTTCFLVQMGEEYRKQWTWVPGMSETFILSLSDPDDNIRQFGKSMLEHVSNTRGLSCGLKFLCSQSSHLVHVFSGATHVLQQVHLSSVLQRFQILHHFFFLLFKLLKEEDVVIITEAVKSSAGGFLRQPDFSAPPVIESRNSSSATPELLKFLYSLAEVAWGAVRKCLAEGKAFIHQSLCQMTCVRLLEITPVVLGKLRLSREESCAIGGALKDASDLKWLPDLIDWGRSQLKVVITYWKRALAALLDILQGSKSETCSSAVQAIRRVLSADDLDIEQLADQISRLVPKANEFLKPVDAVGKAPDNVMDLTEDVTEKESLKNLPSLNKSHQLDINKTLPPIRSISRVPSLKKGTSSIDTPKSSAAVVSEKDVSVKSSNMVRDLPTTNAEPSKVGSISKEAGNRQTLGGPLSLVNRTNLKNAADESISRGTSKEAQKSAISNTKGMDLRKVVNEPEVDPLDLALKPLKPQPLPLAKPGPIVPKRQVIQLCAPVNKKSERWQRQEAGFKRFRPPKLEDWFRKILQMDYYAIVGLASTNKDENQNVGKFKEVPVRFTSPEQYIQIFQPLVLEEFKAQLQSSFQEISSLEEIYYGDLSVLSIERVDDFHFVRFMKDENDGPNSKSFSENDLILFTKEHPENSNVGVNMMGKVEGREWDERKRSSILNVRLYLQNASSRLNQARRNLLERSQWHACRILNITSQIREFQALSSIKDIPVLPVILSPLSDSNYDSEIKRSDLRSLPHSLQQILKSSFNESQLQAIGVSIRSSNLTKEFDISLIQGPPGTGKTRTIVAIISGLLASVSRKTGNSEQDHSSSTTFRQRMNPNVAMARVWQDAALAKQLDDDGETKKNIAEKIGKGRVLICAQSNAAVDELVSRISSLGIYGLDGKMFKPYLVRVGNAKTVHPNSLPFFLDTLVDQRLADEKLRINKAKSNKAEDSSALLRCNLEKVVDQITHFEAKRANLNQESLDAKEKLGSKNPNIDDDGKPMSDAELGIRLRRLYEQKRKIYKDLGAVQAQERKANNEIRALKHKLRKSILKDAQIVVTTLSGCGGDLYNVCAESSSAHKFSSPSEDNLFDAVVIDEAAQALEPATLIPLQLLKSRGTKCIMVGDPKQLPATVLSNIASKYLYECSMFERLQRAGYPILMLTQQYRMHPDICRFPSMHFYDNKLLNGVDMSSKSAPFHESPYLRPYVFYDIVDGQEHRSGDSSSVCNEQEAEAAVQLLRFFKKRYPSEFVAGRIGIITPYKRQLAVLRSRFSSAFGSQVAADMELNTVDGFQGREVDILVLSTVRATHSASDGNNQSRIGFVADVRRMNVALTRARLSLWVFGNTRTLQRDHNWGALVNDAKEREAIVPVKRPYNNMFGEKTTEQKQFENLSKKLPGPEKQQQHSRRKEHRAETSSDRKMRKPDGDAVPLSSKGSESKHSRRKAKEEASSQREEIAAGSERVTSEVNPKRNQEKKEKMKGIEKSSNPENTDVTSSKKSKKASSKVDSNKREKSTDESEERDRQKNKGSASCNQGGGEDLVSKRKQQQREAVEAILNSSLLPSHKPKKPPKRPLSPSSTASSHTRPSKAIKESTKNNSKQR, encoded by the exons ATGCGTAACACATTGTTGGGTCAGTGTTTTCATACAAAAGCCGAGAAGATCCACAAAGCCATTTTTGATCTTTTCCAGCCATTATTACAG TCCCTCGAGGCTTTGCGAGATGGTGAGCATGAAAAGCAACGTAGACACTTTCTCTACTTTCTCCTTCATCAGGTCCCAGTTAGCAGTAACTTCAGTTTTTTAGCGAGAAGAATTGGACACAAG ATTGCTCTTCTTATTGTACTCAGAGGTTACAAGATGAACCCTCCTTGCCCGCCCTTTGAGTGTGCACACATGTG GGGACCGTCTCTTGTGTCATCGTTTATCGATTCTGCACTACATATTTCATTGCGTCAACCTGCTATTGATCTTGTTCAAACTATCCTGGTATCTGATGCTACGGCCCTACTAGCTTCGCTGCTACGTAATAATACTGGTAACTATATGGGAAATGAGGTGAAATATGACGACGATGACAGTAATTTTCCCTTTCCCCATGCTGTGGAAGATGTAAGTGATCGTCCGTGGAGTGACTTTACCCAGCAGAGCAAAGTTACTCTTGGGGAGTGCAAAGAGTGGATGTGCATTCCGATGCTTTGGATTACTACTCTTACAAATACAAATCTATTAAACCTTCCAGTATCGCTGTCCCAAGCAGTATTTTGGTCTCGGTCACGTTTTTGTTTGGTGGAATCTGAAAAGAATGATGACATGACGGTTGATATGGAAACCTGGCTTTCATCTTCCGCTGTTGAAATCAAAGGCACGCTTGGATGGAAGGTAGCAACAGGTTCTGATGACGGGGGGCCAGGAAAGGAGTCCAAAAATTCTGTGGCGGTATCAAAGATGTGTCCTACGTTAATACGAACTCTGAAGAG ATTGACCACTTGTTTTCTGGTTCAAATGGGTGAAGAGTATCGAAAACAATGGACCTGGGTACCAGGGATGAGCGAAACTTTCATCCTCTCTCTTTCAGACCCAGATGAT AATATACGGCAGTTTGGAAAGTCTATGCTGGAACACGTTTCAAATACCAGAGGTCTGTCTTGTGGGCTGAAGTTTCTCTGCTCTCAAAGTTCACACCTCGTACATGTTTTTTCTGGAGCCACGCATGTTTTACAGCAG GTCCATTTAAGCTCTGTTCTACAAAGATTTCAGATCCtgcatcattttttctttttattattcaagCTGCTGAAGGAAGAGGATGTGGTCATTATTACTGAGGCTGTGAAGAGTTCTGCAGGGGGATTTTTGAGGCAACCGGACTTCAGTGCTCCTCCTGTGATTGAGAGCAGAAATTCCTCCAGTGCTACCCCAGAGTTGCTGAAGTTTCTCTACTCGCTGGCAGAAGTTGCCTGGGGCGCAGTAAGGAAGTGCTTGGCTGAGGGAAAGGCTTTCATCCATCAAAGTCTTTGCCAG ATGACATGTGTACGTTTGCTTGAGATAACTCCTGTCGTTCTGGGAAAGCTTAGACTAAGCCGTGAAGAGTCCTGTGCTATTGGAGGAGCTTTGAAAGATGCATCTGATCTTAAATGGCTTCCTGATCTCATTGATTGGGGAAGGTCACAACTTAAAGTTGTTATTACGTATTGGAAACGAGCATTAGCGGCTTTGCTAGATATCTTACAAGGATCAAAGAGTGAAACTTGTTCCTCAGCAGTCCAGGCTATCAGGCGTGTGTTATCTGCTG ATGATCTTGACATCGAGCAATTAGCAGACCAAATCTCCCGCCTTGTCCCCAAGGCAAATGAGTTTCTTAAACCTGTTGATGCTGTTGGCAAAGCACCAGATAATGTGATGGATCTAACAGAGGATGTGACTGAGAAGGAATCGTTGAAGAATTTACCTAGTTTGAATAAGTCTCATCAACTTGATATCAATAAAACTCTTCCACCTATCAGAAGCATCTCACGGGTCCCATCTCTGAAGAAGGGTACTTCTAGTATTGATACTCCAAAGAGTTCGGCGGCAGTTGTCTCAGAGAAAGATGTTTCAGTAAAATCCAGCAATATGGTTAGGGACCTTCCCACCACAAACGCTGAACCAAGCAAGGTTGGTAGCATTAGTAAGGAAGCAGGAAACAGACAGACTTTGGGAGGTCCTCTTTCACTTGTAAACAGAACCAACTTAAAGAACGCTGCTGATGAATCCATCTCTCGTGGAACTTCGAAAGAGGCCCAGAAATCTGCGATTTCCAACACCAAAGGCATGGATTTGAGAAAAGTAGTTAATGAGCCGGAGGTTGATCCACTGGATTTGGCACTTAAACCTCTGAAACCACAGCCATTACCCCTAGCAAAACCAGGACCTATTGTTCCCAAACGACAAGTTATTCAACTTTGTGCACCTGTAAATAAGAAATCTGAGCGTTGGCAGAGGCAAGAAGCTGGATTTAAAAGATTCAGGCCACCAAAGCTTGAAGATTGGTTTAGAAAGATTTTGCAAATGGACTACTATGCAATAGTGGGACTGGCGTCAACAAATAAAGATGAGAATCAGAATGTCGGAAAGTTCAAGGAAGTTCCAGTGCGTTTTACTTCACCTGAGCAATATATACAGATTTTCCAGCCCTTGGTTCTAGAAGAGTTTAAAGCACAGTTGCAAAGTTCTTTCCAAGAGATATCGTCATTGGAGGAGATTTATTATGGTGATCTGTCTGTTTTATCGATTGAAAGGGTTGACGACTTCCACTTTGTTCGTTTTATGAAAGACGAAAATGATGGACCCAACTCGAAAAGTTTCTCTGAGAATGATTTGATTTTGTTCACAAAAGAGCATCCAGAAAATAGTAATGTTGGTGTTAATATGATGGGAAAG GTGGAAGGGCGGGAATGGGATGAGAGAAAACGATCGAGTATTTTGAATGTGCGCTTGTATCTTCAGAATGCGTCTTCACGATTAAATCAAGCTAGAAGGAATCTTTTGGAACGTAGCCAATGGCATGCATGTCGGATTTTAAACATTACATCCCAAATCCGAGAGTTTCAAGCGCTGTCATCCATAAAGGATATCCCCGTTCTTCCTGTGATCTTGAGCCCTTTGAGTGACTCGAACTATGACTCTGAAATTAAAAGATCAGATCTGCGTTCATTACCACATTCTTTACAACAAATACTTAAATCATCTTTCAATGAGAGTCAACTTCAGGCTATTGGCGTTTCCATTCGCTCATCCAATTTGACAAAAGAGTTTGACATTTCACTTATTCAGGGTCCTCCAG GAACTGGCAAGACTCGTACTATTGTTGCCATTATTAGTGGTTTGCTTGCTTCTGTTTCACGTAAAACTGGAAATTCTGAGCAAGATCATAGTTCTTCTACAACCTTTAGGCAGAGAATGAATCCGAATGTGGCTATGGCAAGGGTATGGCAAGATGCAGCTCTGGCTAAACAGCTCGATGATGATGgggaaacaaagaaaaatatagcaGAAAAGATTGGTAAAGGAAGGGTATTGATCTGCGCTCAGTCAAACGCTGCAGTTGATGAATTAGTTTCGCGAATATCTAGTTTAGGCATTTATGGCTTGGATGGGAAGATGTTTAAACCGTATCTTGTGAGGGTTGGAAATGCAAAAACAGTTCATCCAAATTCATTGCCCTTCTTTCTGGATACCCTGGTCGATCAGCGTTTAGCTGATGAGAAATTGCGGATAAACAAGGCTAAGAGTAATAAGGCTGAAGATTCTTCTGCCTTACTGCGCTGTAATTTAGAGAAGGTTGTTGATCAGATCACCCATTTTGAGGCTAAGCGTGCAAACTTAAACCAGGAAAGTTTGGACGCCAAAGAAAAGCTAGGGAGTAAAAACCCCAATATAGATGATGATGGCAAGCCAATGTCTGATGCCGAGTTAGGAATAAGATTGCGGAGGCTATATGAGCAAAAGAGGAAAATTTACAAAGATCTTGGTGCTGTTCAGGCGCAAGAGAGAAAAGCGAACAATGAAATTAGAGCATTGAAACATAAGTTGAGGAAGTCCATTCTTAAAGATGCTCAAATAGTTGTTACAACTTTAAGTGGttgtggaggagacttgtacaATGTGTGTGCTGAATCTTCATCAGCCCATAAATTTAGCAGTCCATCTGAAGATAATCTGTTTGATGCTGTAGTGATTGACGAAGCAGCTCAG GCTCTGGAGCCAGCTACCTTGATTCCTTTACAGCTCTTAAAGTCAAGAGGGACTAAATGCATAATG GTTGGAGATCCAAAGCAGCTTCCAGCAACTGTTCTCTCCAACATTGCTAGTAAATATTTGTATGAATGCAGCATGTTTGAACGCTTACAAAGGGCTGGTTATCCTATCCTTATGCTTACCCAACAG TATAGGATGCATCCAGATATTTGTAGATTCCCGTCTATGCATTTCTACGACAATAAGCTGCTGAATGGTGTCGACATGTCAAGCAAATCAGCTCCGTTTCACGAGAGCCCTTATCTTCGACCATATGTTTTCTATGATATTGTTGACGGCCAAGAGCATCGAAGTGGGGATTCTAGCTCCGTGTGCAATGAACAAGAAGCTGAAGCTGCTGTTCAGCTACTTAGATTTTTCAAAAAGAG ATACCCCTCTGAATTTGTCGCTGGAAGGATTGGCATCATTACTCCCTACAAACGTCAGCTTGCGGTTTTGCGTTCTCGTTTCTCTAGTGCATTTGGATCTCAAGTGGCAGCAGATATGGAACTGAATACTGTTGATGGCTTTCAAGGGAGAGAGGTTGACATATTGGTATTATCCACTGTAAGAGCTACTCATTCTGCTTCTGATGGGAACAATCAAAGTCGGATTGGTTTCGTTGCAGATGTTAGACGTATGAATGTTGCTCTCACAAGAGCTAGACTCTCGCTTTGGGTTTTCGGTAACACAAGAACCTTGCAAAGAGACCATAACTGGGGCGCTCTTGTGAACGATGCGAAAGAAAGAGAAGCCATCGTACCAGTTAAGAGACCGTACAACAACATGTTCGGCGAGAAAACGACGGAACAAAAGCAGTTCGAGAATCTTTCGAAGAAGCTACCTGGGCCTGAGAAACAGCAGCAGCATTCTCGCCGTAAAGAACATAGAGCAGAGACATCCTCTGATAGAAAAATGAGGAAACCTGATGGAGATGCTGTGCCTCTCTCATCAAAAGGATCAGAGAGCAAGCACAGCAGACGAAAAGCCAAAGAAGAAGCTTCTTCTCAAAGGGAAGAAATAGCTGCAGGCAGTGAGAGAGTAACATCCGAAGTGAATCCGAAACGGAaccaagagaagaaagaaaaaatgaaaggTATTGAGAAAAGCAGCAATCCAGAAAATACAGATGTAACTAGTTCGAAGAAATCTAAGAAGGCTTCATCAAAGGTTGACAGTAACAAGAGGGAAAAATCCACAGATGAATCTGAAGAGAGAGACCGTCAAAAAAACAAAGGTAGTGCTTCTTGTAATCAAGGAGGTGGTGAAGATTTAGTATCCAAGCGGAAACAACAACAGCGTGAAGCTGTTGAGGCTATTCTAAATTCGTCTCTGCTTCCTTCACATAAGCctaaaaaacctccaaagcgACCATTGTCCCCAAGTTCAACTGCAAGCAGTCACACAAGACCGTCCAAAGCTATCAAAG AATCCACCAAGAACAACAGTAAACAAAGATAA